The DNA sequence GCGACAAGCAAGTTCTTCATGAGGCTTTCAAAGAGTTACATGCAGAAATTGATTTTCATCGTTTCCTCCAATTTGTCTTTTTCAGGCAATGGTTTAAACTGAAATCGTATGCCAATACGAAGGGAATCAGGATCATTGGCGATATTCCGCTCTACGTTTCGCTTGATAGCGCTGATGTTTGGGCCAATCAGGATATTTTTCTGCTCGACGGAGATTCCCAGCCGACACAGGTTGGAGGGGTTCCGCCCGATTATTTCAGCGAAACCGGCCAGTTGTGGGGAAATCCGGTTTTCGACTGGGAACGGGTTGCCGAGCGCGATTTCGACTGGTGGCTGGCCCGAATCCATTTTAACCTCCGGATGTTTGATCAGGTTCGTGTTGATCATTTTCGCGGATTGGAGTCGTTTTGGTCGATTTCGGCAGAGGAAGAAACTGCTGTCATCGGAGAATGGTTACCTGCAAAAGGACATGAATTGTTTCGGAAGCTGAAAGAACAGTTGGGTACCCTAAATATTATTGCAGAAGACCTTGGTTTGATAACTCCTGAAGTGGAAAAGCTGCGTGATGATTTTGGTTTACCTGGTATGAAGGTTCTACAGTTTGCTTTTGGATCGAATGCTTCAAATGCAAATTTGCCACACAATTATACGGCTAATTTTCTGGTTTACACCGGCACGCACGACAATGACACTTCGTTGGGCTGGTTTAACTCAATTGATAAAAAGGAACGGAAATTTCTCCATAAGTACATTTCAGGAAGCGGAAAACAGTTTGTCCGGAACTTTATGGAACAGGCCTGGGCATCGGCTGCACATACTGCTATTGCACCTATGCAAGATGTTTTAGGGCTCGATACTGATGCCCGAATGAATACGCCAGGAGTTGCTGCTGATAACTGGGATTGGCGGTTTACCTGGCCTCAGGTTCGTTCAAACCACAAGCGGTTTCTGAAGCTGATAACCGAGAAATATAATAGGTAGCATCAAGGGATTCCATCTTTTTTAGAGAGATGGAATCCTTATGAATCTCCAAATCGTTTCCATGAAAAGTTGAGGCTGTTCGGCATGTAGCCAATGCCCGGCATCCGGAATTTGTACGATTTCGGCTTCAGGATAAATACGCCGGATTGAAGCATAATCTTCAGGAAGAATATAATTTGAATTGGCTCCTTTAATAAAGAGTACAGGGTAATTGTTTATTGGAAGCCGATCGTCGAACCAATGTGCATTTACGCCCTTGATAATTTCGTCGAGATTATCGTACAAAACCGGCACATTCAACCGCCATTCGTATAGCTGGTTCTCTTTATTCCGGTGCACATTTTTCAGAAGAAATTGAACAATCTGGGTGCTGTCAATTCGCTCATTCAGAAAATCT is a window from the Aquipluma nitroreducens genome containing:
- the malQ gene encoding 4-alpha-glucanotransferase, which gives rise to MERSSGVLLHISSLPGEDGIGSMGKDAFQFVDFLAQTKQKIWQILPLGPVGYGNSPYQCYSAFAGNPMFIDVQQLVTDRLISRKSIADQNFKTKTVEFERVGEWKSVLFKEAFAGFQKNFDRYKEEYHTFMQHNSWWLDDYALFRSLKTKYGETVWNTWAKELVTRDKQVLHEAFKELHAEIDFHRFLQFVFFRQWFKLKSYANTKGIRIIGDIPLYVSLDSADVWANQDIFLLDGDSQPTQVGGVPPDYFSETGQLWGNPVFDWERVAERDFDWWLARIHFNLRMFDQVRVDHFRGLESFWSISAEEETAVIGEWLPAKGHELFRKLKEQLGTLNIIAEDLGLITPEVEKLRDDFGLPGMKVLQFAFGSNASNANLPHNYTANFLVYTGTHDNDTSLGWFNSIDKKERKFLHKYISGSGKQFVRNFMEQAWASAAHTAIAPMQDVLGLDTDARMNTPGVAADNWDWRFTWPQVRSNHKRFLKLITEKYNR